The genomic window GACGGCCTGCCGCCGTCGCGACCGCTGGGAGTATTGCTCGGGCAGAGCAGCCTCCTCTTGACCGGATGGCCCGTGCTTCACGGCAGTGACGGCTCGTGCGGCAAGCCCGTGGCCTACTGGCACGTGCGCGACGTGCTCAAGGGCGACAAGGATTTGAAAGGCAAGGTCGTCGCGATCTACGGGAGCGCTCCGCCCATTCGCGACGCGCGCAGCACGATGATCTCGCTCACCGGGAGCGCCGACTGCGCGCAGTTCGCATGGCAGCAAGAGATCGGTGGCGATTCCATTTCGCGGTCGATTCAGAAGCCCGAGAGCTGTCAGGCGCAGCTCGAGGTCGTGAATCGCGTCCTGAGCGGTCTCGCGACCGACTGCGACGCGGACAACGACTGCGAAGCGTTCTCGCTTCATCCCAACGCGTGCGAGCGGCCGCATCCGTATTCGAAGCGCGCGAAGACGGCGCTCCCCCCGTGGTGGCCCGCGCTCGCGACGCGCGCGCGGCAGGCGTGCAGCGCCGAGTGGTCGAGACAGCCAGCGTGCGCGCCCGTGGTGATGCCTGCGCACTGCCACGAGCACGTCTGCGTGGAGGGCCCTGCGATCGGCGCTTCGCCGCTCGCGCGCGCGAGCATCTCCGAGAGTTGCAGTCCCACGGACGGAAGTGCGACGAGCATCTCGTTCCGGCCGCAGGGCGTGGACTACCCGCAGCTCTCCGTGAACTGGTGGAGCGGAGATCGGCCGCAGCGGGGCGCAGCGGGCACGTTCGATATCCAGGGCAGCACCGGGAGCTCCGGCCTCGGCGCGACCTACTGCGCGGCCGAACGAGCCTGCCAGCCGCTCCGCGCGGTGAAGTTGCACCTTGAGGTGGGCGCAGACGGCAAGGGCAAGGTGGAGCTCGAAGGCGAGACGCCGAGCGGCGAGAAGCTCCGGGCCAACGTGCCCGCGGAGTTCGCGCCGTTCAAGCGCGTCTTCTGCGGCTAGAGCGCGAGCTCGAGGTACGTGACGCGCTTGTCCGCGTTCTGGAGCTTCGCGCTGCCTACCTCGCGAAAGCCAAGCGCCGCATGGAACGCATCCGACGCCGGATTGGGCGGCTCGCTGTTCACTTCACACACGACGCGAACCTTTCCGGCCGCGCGAGCGCGCGCGAAGAGCTCGGCGTACAGCGCACGTGCCAGCCCGCGGCCGCGATGCTCGGGACGAACGACCACGCGATCGACGTACACGAAGCGCGAATGGCGGGCGCGAAACCAGAGGAAGTTCTCGTTCTCGTAGGGCGCCGCTTCGTCGAAGGCGATGAGCAGCGCTTCGCAATGGGCAGTCCAGCGTGCGAAGAACGCGCGCTCGACGAGTCGCGCGAATGATTCGGACGTCTGCAGCGAGAGCTCGATCGCGTGCGCGTTGTTGAGGGCGAGCGCGTCGGGCAGCGTGGCCGCGTCGATCGGTCGGGTGGACACGGTCAGGTCTCCGTCGCCAACGCTTCCGGCTCCGTCTGATACTTCCGCAGCCCCGGCGCCAGCAGCGCGACCCCAATCGCCACCGCCGCGCAGATCAGCCCGCCCGAGATCACCGACACGCGCGCGTCGAACAACTTCGCCACCGCGCCCGCCTCCGCCTCACCGAGCTGTGGCCCGCCCATCGCGAAGATCATGTTGATGCTCGTCAGCCGCCCGCGCATCGAGTCGGGCGTGAGCGTCTGACGCAGCGTCTGGCGCACCACCATGCTCGCCGTGTCCGCGCCGCCCGAGATGGCCAGCGCCAACAGCGCGACACCGAAGCTCGACGACTGCCCGAACACCGCGATGGCCATGCCGTACAACGCCACCATGCTCACCACCGTGAGCCCTTGCTTGCGAACCGGCGGCCGCGCCGACATCCACGTGCCCACCAGCGCCGCGCCCGCAGGCTGGGCCGCGTAGAGCAGGCCCAACCCGCGCGGACCGACGTCGAGCAGCTGATCCGCGAAGATGGGCATGAGCAGCATCGCGCCGGCGAAGAACGTGCCCACGGCGTCGAGCACCATCACCGAGAGGATCACCGGCGTGCGCACCAGGAACGTGAGCCCCTCGCCGATGGCCGAGAGCTCCATCGGCCGCCGCGCGCCCGACACCTCGCGCGTCTCCATCATCGCCACCGCGGCGATCACTGCGCCAAACGAGACGATGTCGAACACGTAGATCGGCATCACGCCGAACCGCGCCAGCACCACGCCACCCAACGCGGGCCCGCCAATCTGCGCGAGCTGCCACACCGTCGCGTAGATCGAGAGCGCGTTCGGCAGCTCTTCCGTGCTCACCAGCCGCGGCAACATCGACTGGCGCGCGGGGATCTCGAACGCCGCCGCGCCTCCCGCGAACGCGGCCGCTGCGTAGATGATCGGCGCGGACACCGCGTGCATCATCGTGGCCGCCGCGAGTGTCAGCGACGAGAGCGCGAGCGCGAGCTGCGCGGCGATCATCAACTTGCGGCGATCGAGCGCGTCGGCCACCACGCCGCCGCCCAACGCCAGCACCACCATGGGCACGACCCTGAACAGACCGAGCGCGCCCATGGAGAGCGGGTCGTGCGTCACCAGATAGAGCTGCCAGACCACCGCCACCTGCTGCATCTGCGAGCCGGTGAGCGAGACGGCCTGGCCCACGCAGAGCAAGCGAAAGTCGCGGGACTGGAGCGCG from Deltaproteobacteria bacterium includes these protein-coding regions:
- a CDS encoding GNAT family N-acetyltransferase — its product is MTVSTRPIDAATLPDALALNNAHAIELSLQTSESFARLVERAFFARWTAHCEALLIAFDEAAPYENENFLWFRARHSRFVYVDRVVVRPEHRGRGLARALYAELFARARAAGKVRVVCEVNSEPPNPASDAFHAALGFREVGSAKLQNADKRVTYLELAL
- a CDS encoding MFS transporter — protein: MATRFAALQSRDFRLLCVGQAVSLTGSQMQQVAVVWQLYLVTHDPLSMGALGLFRVVPMVVLALGGGVVADALDRRKLMIAAQLALALSSLTLAAATMMHAVSAPIIYAAAAFAGGAAAFEIPARQSMLPRLVSTEELPNALSIYATVWQLAQIGGPALGGVVLARFGVMPIYVFDIVSFGAVIAAVAMMETREVSGARRPMELSAIGEGLTFLVRTPVILSVMVLDAVGTFFAGAMLLMPIFADQLLDVGPRGLGLLYAAQPAGAALVGTWMSARPPVRKQGLTVVSMVALYGMAIAVFGQSSSFGVALLALAISGGADTASMVVRQTLRQTLTPDSMRGRLTSINMIFAMGGPQLGEAEAGAVAKLFDARVSVISGGLICAAVAIGVALLAPGLRKYQTEPEALATET